atcatccacaacacgttctcttagatttccatgttatgatacatgttcacattatttattgactgtatctaaaaaagatacaaatatatttttatttaaatgaagatatgaaataatcctaaatgacttggtttatattattgtatatactagggcaggggtcaccaacgcggtgcccgcggtcaccaggtagcccgtaaggaccagatcagtcgcccgctggcctgttctaaaaatagctcaaagagcagcacttaccagtgagctgcctctattttttaaattgtatttatttactagcaagctggtctcgctttgctccacatttttaattctaaaagagacaaaactcaaatagaatttgaaaatacaagaaaatattttaaagacttggtcttcacttggaataagcggtagaaaatggatggatggatgggtcttcacttgtttaaataaattcatatatttttttactttgcttcttattacttttagaaatacaattttagagaaaaaaatacaaccttaaaaatgattttaggatttttaaacaaatatacctttttaccttttaaatttcttcctcttctttcctgacaatttaaatcaatgttcaagtaatttttttttttattattgtaaagaataataaatattttagcttctgttttttcgacgaagaatatttgtgaaatatttcttcaaacttactatgattaaaattcaaaaaaattattctggcaaatctagaaaatctgtaaaatcaaatttaaatcttatttcaaagtattttgaatttcttttaaaatttttgttctggaaaatctagaagaaatactgatttgtctttgttagaaatatagcttggtccaatttgttaaatattctaacaaagtgcagattggatttgaaccaatttaaaacatgtcatcaaaattctaaaatgtatcttaatcaggaaaaattactaatgatgttccataaaaagtttttttttaattttttcaaaaagattcaaattagctagtttttctcttctttttgtcggttgaattttgaattttaaagagtcaaaattgaagataaactatgtttcaaaattttattttaatttttttcgtgttttctcctcttttaaaccgttcaattaccgtattttccgcaccataagccgccctgggttataagccgcgccttcaatgaacggcatatttcaaaactttgtccacctataagccgccccgtgttataagccgcatctaactgcgctaaaggaatgtcaaaaaaacagtcagataggtcagtcaaactttaataatatattaaaaaccagcgtgatgtgggcgcgcatggagtcgtatatcaacatggacagagctgcgtgaaaaaagccacccggcctcttcgcgtaaacttaaacttaccttaaccactcgctcatcttttcttcatccatcccttcgagttagcttttatgatgacgccggctggaaaggtctcttttggcaaggtcttccttttgaatatcaccatgggtggaagtttctggccattagcatggcaagctagaaccacagtgaaggatgacttctcattccctgtggtgcgaatattcaccgtacgtgctcccgttgtatccacagtgcggttcacaggaatatcagttgctgtgaaatagtagtccgtgtgcggatggagagattgcgtcttttcatgaaccggatccctgacgcttagtaggagccattttgtggtctttacagatgtaaacacacaaaggaaatgaaacgtaccggtacggtaatatccgtgcgctttttcttcttctacgcgggcgggtggttgcttacagtagaagaagaagcgcttcctgttctatgggggcgggtgcttaccttggcggttgcttgcgtagaagaagaagcgcttcctgttctaccgggaaaaaagatggcggctgtttaccgtagttgcgagatcgaaactttatgaaaatgaatcgtaatattaatccatatataaagcgcaccgggttaaaagccgcactgtcagcttttgagtaaatttgtggtttttaggtgcggctaatagtgcggaaaatacggtaagtgtttttttcatcatttattctctacaaaaaaccttccgtaaaaggaaaaaaaaaaagtacgacggaacgacagacagaaatacccattttttttatatacataaatttatttatttagctattcttgtttaaatcacacttacaaatgacaatatattgatttatttaagtgtgtatcaaactggtagcccttcgcattaatcagtacccaagaagtagtttttggtttcaaaaaggttggtgacccctgtactagggcatcaaatcagtgtcagttgagtcggtccataggttgcctgtagggatttttaatgtccagcagatgtcagtatttagtgacacagtatcgacgcagtatcaatacagttttgcaatgtgtcgaaacgcttcatgacgcctcatcaacccatcactagtccctagtgtgtgaatgttgtctatctgtgatgaggtgggcgacttgtccagggtgtacgccgccttccgcccgaatgcagctgagataggcgtgTCTCGTGTGTGTGGGCGTGGCTACTTCCGGTCACTCACCTGGCTTGTGGATCATGTAATGAATCCATCCTTGGCTCTGCTGGACGCCGATGCCTCGCCACTCGTCTTCGGACATGAGCTGAGACCCGGGCACCAGCTTGGACAGCTGCTTCGGTAACACCACGTGCCTGTCGGGGGGAGACGACGGTAGAACTTTCTAGAAGGGTTGTTTATTTTTAAGGGGCGGGGCTTAACAATGTTTGTGTCCCGAAGAAAAGATTTAGCAATTATTAGTCGTGCTGCGACAGGACACGCCATTAAGTCGccgaattaattaaaaaaaaaaggcttgaaatgACATTTAGTTGAGGAAAAAAACCGAAAAGTATTTACCAGTTCAAAATAGTCAAGAGCAGCTAGCTAGCTTAGCAACCTTTACCTGTACTCGAAGGCGTCGTCGGTGTACTTGTCCGAGTAGTAAATCTCCTTCTTcgacattttttttacagttgaaTGTCTTAGAAGAATAAAGTTGTGTCCGGAGGAAAAGAGCTAAGTTGACAGACTGACGCCCAACTGCAGTGTTTCCGAGGCGGAGTATTCGAAATCCTAACGGCTTCCCGCCTTCTCCTGATTGGTCGAGGCAAAAAAGTAACAACTTCTTATCCAATCAGAATGGTCCAAATTCGCTGACGCACTCCTTTCTTCTTCGGTGGATTGAGTCTTTACAGCCGCATGGCCGCCACCTACTGGTTTGTTACGCAAATGTAAACAATTTACACAACCccgatatttatttttttatcactcgATTCCTATTTTCTGTTTACATAGTATCACTAACTTTTATTCGTATACTGGTTCTACTCTCAACACTATTACATTAGTTtgatataaacataaataaaatataaaaccattaattaaaaaaacagtatGTATAATAACAAAACTAATAATACATAAATGACACAATGCAGCAATCACAAacatttaaacctttttttttttttttaccaaattgtatttaaatattacataaatattttaatctgaaaatacaaataaacatgtattttatacattttctaaATAAGTTcatagaaattatttttgatagaaTCTTCAAACAGGAAGTAGCAATCTAAAGAAAAGATCGCAGACTGACCTGtagggaaaataaataaataaatatatagtgtTGTTTTATCCTGCGTTTACATGTAAAACAATATTTTGATCCTTGATTTTTCTTAGGAACTataactgttttttttcttcatgcaATCCGGTCCGTGGTCTCGTCCCTAACTATcaacttccggttccggtgtcgagggaaaaaaaaaaaacatctactcTTGATCCGCTTTTCCTTTTCCGCTCATTTTCATTTTTGTCTCATGAAATACGAAATGAAAACAAATAATGGAAAAAGaatgatttgattaaaaaaaaaaaaaaagttttgtctcAAAATAGAATTTAAACAAACCAAAAGTCCCCCCCAATTACTATTCATGAAAAGAAAGCCAATGAGCAAAATACACTCGCCATAGAGGAATAACTAGGAATAAACTAGGAATAACTAGGTTTAAAACCCTTTTCATTTCCATTTAACATTACTCCAGcagcccccgccaccccaaaagagacaagcggcagtaaatggatggatggatttcatatTCCAAAAATTAAAACCACCAGAACACAAAAACGGACCAAATACGGATTTTAATGACATAACAGTGAGTTATTCCATATGTTACTAGAAGTTATTTCATGTGTTACTAACAGTTATTCTATATGTTGCTAACAGTTATTTCATATGTAGATAACAGTTATTCCATATGCTGCTAGAAGTTATTCCATATATTACTAGCAGTTATTTATTATGTTAGCCACAGTTATTCCATATGCTACTAGCAGTTATTCCACATGTTGTTAACTGTTATTCCATATGTTACTAGCATGTAACACCTCTTTCTTGACTGTCAGGTGAGTACATGACAATGAATGACCACTTTCTTGACTGTCAGGTGAGTACATGAACATGAATCACCTCTTTCTTGACTGTCAGGTGAGTACATGACAATGAATGACCACTTTCTTGACTGTCAGGTGAGTACATGACAATGAAAGACCACTTTCTTGACTGTCAGGTGAGTACATTAACATGTAACACCTCTTTCTTGACTGTCAGGTGAGTACATGACAATGAATGACCACTTTCTTGACTGTCAGGTGAGTACATGAACATGTATCACCTCTTTCTTGACTGTCAGGTgagtacatcaatcaatcaatcaatctttatttatatagccctaaatcacaagtgtctcaaagtgctgcacaagccacaacgacatcctcggtacaaagcccacatacgggcaaggaaaaactcaccccagtgaacATGAATCACCTCTTTCTTGACTGTCAGGTGAGTACATGACAATGAATGACCACTTTCTTGACTGTCAGGTGAGTACATGACAATGAAAGACCACTTTCTTGACTGTCAGGTGAGTACATTAACATGTAACACCTCTTTCTTGACTGTCAGGTGAGTACATGACAATGAATGACCACTTTCTTGACTGTCAGGTGAGTACATGACAATGAATGACCACTTTCTTGACTGCCAGGTGAGTACATGAACATGTAACACCTCTTTCTTGACTGTCAGGTGAGTACATGAACATGTAACACCTCTTTCTTGACTGTCAGGTGAGTACATGACAATGAATGACCACTTTCTTGACTGTCAGGTGAGTACATGACAATGAAAGACCTCTTTCTTGACTGTCAGGTGAGTACATTAACATGTAACACCTCTTTCTTGACTGTCAGGTGAGCACATGACAATGAATGACCACTTTCTTGACTGTCAGGTGAGTACATGAACATGTAGTTCCATTGTGCTTGTTAGCGTGTCAACAATGGCCCCTAATGAGCACCTTAGTATTCCCAGCATGATGTCTGCAGGCAGGAGGTGACTTATTAACTCCTCACCTTCTACTTTCACTATAATAACCCTACATGTTGTGTATGTTGACTTGTGAATGCATGAGGCCCACTGCCAGCATCTATTGATCACATTGGGTGTATTAGTAACTTCCACAGCAAACAAAGAGGTGATTGGGTGATTTAAAAAGGGGCGGGACATCACTTTTTAGTTATTTGTTGCAACTAATGTGACTTTGTTGTCCTCCAAGCTCCTCTTGGATCAAAGTTACCAGAACTCCTTTTTTTTGCTGCCCTGAAAGGTAAGTTTTGAATGCAATTATTGTTGCAATGTACAATATTTGTTTTGCTGACTTGTTGTCACGGACTTTGACTATTTGGCACAACTTATTGTAGGATAAATATTTACAGTGTTGACTTCAATTTGAATGGAGGAGTCATCATCTACAACAACACTGCTCATTTTTAAAGTCTTCTTTAATTTCACCTTTATTTTTTTGCTCAGTCAACAatttaaatgtgtatgtgtgtgtgtgtgtgtatgtatgtatgtatatatatatatatatatatatattttttttttttctaaaatagtttgccttttaaaaaatataaacgcaTATTTTTTTCGAGCTTCTGCAAAATGCAAAGAAAACAACAGTTTCATCCAAATAATTTGGGTAggttaaataatatatacatgaaatatattataaatataaatatatatatatatatatatatatatatatatatatatatatatatatatatatatatatatatatgtatgtgtgggaaaaaaatcacaagactacttcatctctacaggcctgtttcatgaggggttccctcaatcatcaggagagctcctgatgattgagggaacccctcatgaaacaggcctgtagagatgaagtagtcttgtgatttttttcccacacatacatatattgcgctctactacggtatcgagcactattttttggataaccttattaagatatatatatatatatatatatatatatatatatatatatatatatatatatatatatatatatatatatatatatataaatgaatatattttaaatatgttttaaaccctaaaaaaaaaaatctaagagaaAGAAATGAATTCATAAGATAATACAAATATGCAAACATCTTTACAGAGAAATATTTTCCAACAAAGTCCATTCATTTGTTTATAtaattgaattattatttttttaattctaaaagtgtcaaaaatacaCTTAATATGAAATAGTCTACACAAAATAAATCCATTTATAtcataaaatattttatatatatatatatatatatatatatatatatatatatatatattttctaaaatagtttgccttttaaaaaatataaatgcatattttttttgagtttctgcaaaatgcaaaaaaaacagtttCATCCAAATAATTTGGCTAggttaaataatataaacatgaaagtacaatgtattttaaatatgttttaaaccctaaaaaaaaaaaatctaagacaaAGAAATGAATTCATAAGATAATACAAATATGCAAACATCTTTACAGAGAAATATTTTCCAACAAAGTCCATTCATTTGTTTatataattaaattattatttttttaattctaaaagtgtcaaaaatacaCTTAATAGGAAATAGTCTACACAAAAAAAATCCATTTATAtcataaaatattatatatatatatatatatatatatatatattctaaaatagtttgccttttaaaaaatataaacgcaTATTTTTTTCGAGCTTCTGCAAAATGCAAAGAAAACAGTTTAATCCAAATAATTTGGCTAggttaaataatatatacattaaagtacaatatattttaaatatgttttaaaccctaaaaaaaaaaaatctaagagaaAGAAATTAATTCATAAGATAAtacaaatatgcaaacatttttacAGAGAAATATTTTCCAACAAAGTCCATTCATTTGTTTATATAATTAAATTATTTTCTTTAAATTCtaaaagtgtcaaaaatacaattattatgaaaTAGTCTACACACAAAAAATCCATTTatatcataaaatattttcatgcaagtcaataattcatattatacaatatctaaaaaaaaaaagacctcccTAATTTATATAcagcaaaatagaaaaataatttgtataataataaatatatttttaaaaacacctTCCTTAATTCATGTATTACAATATTTCAAAAATACCTTTCTATTTTTATAtaacaaaattaaaaattatttatatagtgacaacaaaatatctaaaaaaaacaacaacaaaaaaacataaataaagatatattttctaAAATAGTttgccttttaaaaaatataaacgcaTATTTATTTTTGAGTTTCTGCAAAATGCAAAGAAAACAGTTTAATCCAAATAATTTGGCTAggttaaataatatatacatgaaagtacaatatattttaaatatgttttaaactctaaaaaaaaaaatctaatagaaAGAAATGTAttcataaaataatacaaatatgcaaacatttttacAGAGAAATATTTTCCAACAAAGTCCATTCATTTGTTTAtataattaaattgttttttttttattctaaaagtgtcaaaaatacaaatattatgaAATAGTCTACACAAAAAAATCCATTTatatcataaaatattttcatgcaagtcaataattcatattatacaatatctaaaaaaaaagacctCCCTAATTTATATAcagcaaaatagaaaaataatttgtataataataaatatatttttaaaaacacctTCCTTAATTCATGTATTACAATATTTCAAAAATACCTTCCTATttttatataacaaaataaaaaattatttatatagtgacaacaaaatatctaaaaaaaaaaccccaaaaaaaacataaataaagatatattttctaAAATAGTttgccttttaaaaaatataaacgcaTATTTTTTTCGAGCTTCTGCAAAATGCAAAGAAAACAGTTGCATCCAAATAATTTGGCTAggttaaataatatatacatgaaagtacaatatattttaaatatgttttaaaccctaaaaaaaaaaaatctaagagaaataaataaattaataaaataatacaaatatacaaacatttttacagaGAAATATTTTCCAACAAAGTCCATTCATTTGTTTatataattaaattattatttttttattctaaaatgtcaaaaatacacttATTATGAAATAGTCTacacaaaaaaatcaatttataTCATAAACTATTTTCATgcaagtcaataattcattatacaatatttaaaaaaaagaccgcCCTAATTTATAtacaacaaaatagaaaaataatttgtataataataaatatatttttaaaaacacctTCCTTAATTCATGTACTACAATATTTCAAAAATACCTTCCTATTGTTATATAACAAAATTAAAAAGTATTTATATAGTGACaacaaaatatctaaaaaaaaacactttcagaACTTTAATACACCAAAATGTTATTCATAAAATAAcaataagaaaatattttaaaaatatcttCCGGAAATGTATACAACAAAATTGTATTCTTTACAACTGCAGCTCTTTTGTATTTAATCTCAACAGATTGCgcaagtgtacctaatcaagtgtccagtGAGTGTCATGAAGTTTTTGTGCGTTTTCACACAAATATGCAAAATtacataaatatgtttatttacgTAAATATGAGAAATGTCGCGCAGTCCTTGtgaatgcaggtgtacctaatgttttggccAGGGAGTGAGCTGCTATTTGTTGGCTcaacagctgtgtgtgtgtgtgtgtgtgtatgtgtgtgtgtattcttgtatttctagtcttcttgagacatgataaaggaaaagtatcttccataagaggaggtgtgaacagtggtgacatctatcaaaatgagggtggtcccaaaaaggagggatttttccaatagactgtgtgtcgcttttaaaagtgctccccctctggtcaacatatgaaataacaagtgtgtgtaagaaattgaaatgcgcctcctttggccaaaattaataaaataaataaatatgtatttagagacatactgtaataacttgaagtaaataatgaagattagatattaattacaaacaaaaaattaactaaaatctcatattctttctgcttctattGCAatatattcttgtaaaattgttactttttaatgtaaaattatttttaatgcaaaatggtgacatttgtcatataaaattcagacttttatcacaatattgacattttttgtcgttgttcttgtaaaatagtaaaacattttgagtaaaattatgacttttgtcatcattttgccaagtaaaattcaggttattattataatttcaacatgtatcataatattgcacaaatgttcagtttttcttgtaaaactttgacttgcgttcagtaaaatgatgacttttgttataaaatggtgacctttttcttgtgaaattccaactcatttttcacaacaagcttttttttatatttgcatagtatgtatatattattaatgttgtaaatacacttctttatatatctagaaaggctggtcctaaagaggtagacatttttctcaggtctcaagaaggcaagaagtacaagtgtgtgtgtgtgtgtgtgtgtgtgtgtgtgtgtgtgtgtgtgtgtgtgtgtgtgtgtgtattcttgtatttctagccttcttgagacatgaagaaggaaaagtgtcttccatatgaggaggtgtgaacagtggtgacatccatcaaaatgagggtggtcccaaaaaggagggatttttccaatagactgtgtgtcgcttttaaaagtgctccccctctggtcaacatatgaaataacaagtgtgtgtaagaaattgaaatgcgcctcctttggccaaaattaatttaaataaaataaatatgtatatagagacatactgtaataacttgaagtaaataattaagattagatattaattagaaataaaaaataaattaactaaaatctcatattctttctgcttctattGCAatatattcttgtaaaattgttacttcttaatgtaaaattgttactttttaatgtaaaattatgtcttttcaatgtaaaattatttttaatgcaaaatggtgacatttgtcatataaaattcagacttttatcacaatattgacatttttagggcccgcatggcccattgtaaaaggaatcccgaagggagtccttttacaatgggacagaggaccctattgtttttCGAtcgtttattattattcttccgcaactttgcgctgtaatttgacccccttaacatacttcaaaactcaccaatttttacacacacatcagtaatgtacggcaaaactttttatcaaaaaaccaaac
This is a stretch of genomic DNA from Nerophis lumbriciformis linkage group LG14, RoL_Nlum_v2.1, whole genome shotgun sequence. It encodes these proteins:
- the cks2 gene encoding cyclin-dependent kinases regulatory subunit 2, giving the protein MSKKEIYYSDKYTDDAFEYRHVVLPKQLSKLVPGSQLMSEDEWRGIGVQQSQGWIHYMIHKPEPHILLFRRPLSKD